The window AGTTTTCTTCGATGCGTCTCGGTTGGATAAATGGCAACTTAAAGAAATCATTAACTAATTGCGCCTCTGTTCCTTGGACTCTACATTCTTTTAAAATTTTGGCTATGGTATCATAAAATCCTCTTAAAGGAAGCATTATAAATACTATATCTACCCTGTTTTCTGAGAGATATTTTTCAATGTTGTTAAGTGAGCAAAGCAAAAGATGCTGCGGGGCAGGGGAACGAGAAGCCTCATCAGCATATCCTAGAATAACATATTTTTTTATTGGATAATTTATCTCTTCGGCAAAAGCAAGGGAGCGTTCGTTTACACCTACAATAAGAGCGTGGGGCAGGTCATCTTGCTGCCGAATATTCTTGTCAAAACGCAGAATGGTTGCCCCTGCTACTCTATATATAAAGAATATGCCTGTCCATGTTGCCAGTGATATGAGAACATTTTGAAGAACCGGCGTGCTGTTGTTCAAGAGGAAATTAAGTATGCTCAACAAGGGGAACTGACAGCTGAGTGCTGCTGCTATGGAGACTATTATGCGCAGGATAAAGTGCTTCCGCCTCTCTTCCACTATAATAGTGTATTGATACAGCCCCATGTCAGTCAATATGCTATGCCAAAGCCAGACCGAGAAAATGAGCATAAGCCATTGGCTTAGAGATAAACCCCGGAGCTGGATAAAATCACTCAGGAAGGCTTGAGTCGACTCCAGGGAGCAAAGTATTTTTCCAGAAATCGTTATTTTATCTATAAGCGCAAGAGGCAGAAAAAGGAACAGGATGCCGTCAATATATTGAAACGCCTTTTCGATAATCGAGATTTTTATATTAGTTTGGTTCATTACACGTAAGACGTGTCAGGTTGGTTTTTATGAATTTTTTCAATATCTTGTAGTCTGTTATGGCCCCCTGGTGAACGATATAATTAAGTTCCATCTGAATATTTTTTTCAGGGAGCACGGAGCCTTCTTTATTAATAGAGTATGGAGAAATTAAGCCGGGTTTGACTTCGAAGAGGCGTGGATCAAGGGCCTGATGTGTATCTGGATTATGAGCATCTTGAACAGATATAGGCTTTGGGCCTATAATGCTCATATCACCCTGAAGAATATTAAACAGTTGGGGGATATTTAAGAGGCCTCTTTTTTTGAGAAAAACAATTGCTTGTATATCTTTAAACTGCACCATCCTGAAAGTTTTTTTGTTGAGGCCGATATATTCTTTCAGGGAAAACGGCCAATAAAAAGAATTTAAGACCCACACGGTAAGAAGAAGAGGAGTTACAAAAAATAATGCGCACAAAGAGATAATTTTATCCGCCAGAAATTTGATACTGATTTGAATTTCCTCTTCTCTGCCGGGAGTAGAAGTCGGTGAGTCCACAGTGAAATTGGAAAGGTCACCATCGATATAGTTAAATGCTCCAGCTTCAAATGTAAAGAAGTCGTTGAGCACCCGGACAGTAAGACCTGTTGCTAGAGAATATTGAATAATACTTTTAAGCTCATCATAGAAACTTCTGACTGGGAGCGTAAGGAAGATTTCATCTACACGGTGCGTTTTAATATATTCTTCCACTCCTTGCAGGGAACATACTACATCAAGAGCTTTAGCATATTCTTCTGGAAGGTCTTCTGGAAGGGCATCAGTAAAACCTAGGAGTTTGTAACCTGATGCATGGTTTCTGAGATTTTCAGCCAGAGCAAGAGAACGGACATTCAGTCCAACAATCAGAGCATTTGTTACTGGCTGATGAATGTTTTTTTTTCTGAGGAGCAATGCAAACGATATTCTGTACAGAAGAAAAAGAAGCAGTAAAGCTCCCAGGCAAGCAAAAGCGGATTGTATCGTACTGAAATATAAAAAATGTCTTTCCTTGCTTGGAAGATCAAAGATAAGTATACTTTTCTTGATCAGGATAAGAGATAAGAGTATGAGACCCCATCCCAAGGTTATTGCTATACAACTCCTTATAATAATATCTTTCCATGCTTTTTCATACCACACCTCTTTGTTCAGGATCGGAGAGGATTTTGTATGCATGAAGAAGGAGAAAATAGATTTCCAGCAAAAGACAAGCAGCGTCATTATGCCTCCTTCCCATAATGATACCAATGTAATGTCAGGGAAAGCCAATCCGTTTTTCCCCGTACAAACGAGAAAAAAGAGAATCAGCAGAACGGAATCAATCCAATGCAGCAGGATGGTGCCGAGAGAATATCCCGATGTTGGTCTATACGTCATGTATCTTCAGCTTATGTATATACATTAAGTAGGTGGCCAAAAATAAATTAACTTTTTGATTTGCCTATCTATCTGTAAATAGGAGGATCAATCGAATTGCTTTTGTTGAAATAATTTTGGTCGGGTACTTAAAGAAAGAATTTATAACGAATGTACAACGAAAGATACTCGATTGGCAAGATATATAGCTCGTGAGGAGGAGAAGAGAGAAATACTGCCATTTGACTGTCAATAGTTTTTCCGAGCAAAAACGACTGGTTTATGGATTGGTTGCTATCTTGCCAACTCGTTCAGGCCGCTTTTTTGAATTTTTCTGTACTCGTTTTTTGTTGAAGCGTTTCGATTGCGGCGCTGACAGAAGAGTAAAGGGGAAGAACTGAATGAAGACGTGTCAATTCCATAATTCTTCGAATATCTTCTTTAATTCCAGAAATGAGTAGTTCAGTTTTGCCCCATGTACTGTTTGCAACAGCAATAATAGCTCCCAGTCCCGTGCTGTCTATAAAATCTATACCGGTAAAATCTAGAACAATAGCATCGTTATCTGTGGTGACCTGTGCTAACTTCTCTCGGAAAATTCTCACGCTACTGCTATCTAAACGACCCAGCTCGTCAAAAGAAATCACTGTATATTTCATCGGGCGCCCTTGCTTTTCGGATTATTGATAATATCTTCCTTTAGATTTATAATATCTGAATACAGGAGAGAGTTCAAGTTTTTATACAGATGGTTTTGTTTTTTGTATATCGCGAATGAAGTCTTTATGCCTTTCGTGTTGAATTTAGAATTAATGGACACAGTGGGCCGTTTTATAGGCTTTTTTGAGAAGAGGTTATTTTTTACATCACCACTCCTTTCCACTTTCGCAGGGCTACATATTTGAGCTCGTTTTAAAAAGATGTTTAAAATAACCTAGTTGCGAGGTGGTTCGTAAAAAGG is drawn from Candidatus Electrothrix aestuarii and contains these coding sequences:
- a CDS encoding sugar transferase, producing the protein MNQTNIKISIIEKAFQYIDGILFLFLPLALIDKITISGKILCSLESTQAFLSDFIQLRGLSLSQWLMLIFSVWLWHSILTDMGLYQYTIIVEERRKHFILRIIVSIAAALSCQFPLLSILNFLLNNSTPVLQNVLISLATWTGIFFIYRVAGATILRFDKNIRQQDDLPHALIVGVNERSLAFAEEINYPIKKYVILGYADEASRSPAPQHLLLCSLNNIEKYLSENRVDIVFIMLPLRGFYDTIAKILKECRVQGTEAQLVNDFFKLPFIQPRRIEENFLPCDFNRKFSLEHDFKRLFDLIFSFLGLALLSPLFAVIALAIYIDDGWPAFFVQERVGLNKRRFKMFKFRTMVKDAEQRLAELERFNEVQGAAFKLTNDPRVTRLGKFLRKTSLDELPQLINVLFGTMSLVGPRPLPIRDFERFFSNSHRRRFSAKPGITGRWQTEGRNEADFDKWMELDLNYIDNWKLMDDFEILFKTVREVVGCKGK
- a CDS encoding sugar transferase, encoding MTYRPTSGYSLGTILLHWIDSVLLILFFLVCTGKNGLAFPDITLVSLWEGGIMTLLVFCWKSIFSFFMHTKSSPILNKEVWYEKAWKDIIIRSCIAITLGWGLILLSLILIKKSILIFDLPSKERHFLYFSTIQSAFACLGALLLLFLLYRISFALLLRKKNIHQPVTNALIVGLNVRSLALAENLRNHASGYKLLGFTDALPEDLPEEYAKALDVVCSLQGVEEYIKTHRVDEIFLTLPVRSFYDELKSIIQYSLATGLTVRVLNDFFTFEAGAFNYIDGDLSNFTVDSPTSTPGREEEIQISIKFLADKIISLCALFFVTPLLLTVWVLNSFYWPFSLKEYIGLNKKTFRMVQFKDIQAIVFLKKRGLLNIPQLFNILQGDMSIIGPKPISVQDAHNPDTHQALDPRLFEVKPGLISPYSINKEGSVLPEKNIQMELNYIVHQGAITDYKILKKFIKTNLTRLTCNEPN
- a CDS encoding STAS domain-containing protein, whose translation is MKYTVISFDELGRLDSSSVRIFREKLAQVTTDNDAIVLDFTGIDFIDSTGLGAIIAVANSTWGKTELLISGIKEDIRRIMELTRLHSVLPLYSSVSAAIETLQQKTSTEKFKKAA